CACTTGCAGTACTTCGCCAACCATCTCCGGGTCCAGTGCAGATGTAGGTTCATCGAACAGCATCACACTTGGGTTCATGGCGAGTGCACGTGCGATGGCCACACGCTGTTGTTGTCCACCAGACAACTGCTCGGGGTAAGCATCCCTCTTCTGAGATAGTCCGACCTTGCTGAGCAGTTCCATTGATTTTTTCTCATTCTCTGCCTTATTCAGTTTCTTGATATGCTTCGGCGCGAGCATGATATTCTCCAGCACGCTCAGATGTGGGAAGAGGTTGAACTGTTGAAACACCATGCCCACATTGGTTCGCAACTGATCGATATCCGTCTTGGGTGAAGTGACCTCAATGCCACCAATTGTTACCTTGCCAGACGTCACACCCTCCAGCAGATTGAGACAGCGTAAGAACGTACTTTTACCAGACCCGGAAGGCCCGATGACGCATACGACTTCTTTCTCGTGAATTGTTGTGGAGATATCCTTCAATACCTCATTGGCACCAAACTGCTTTTTCAGGTTCTGTACTGTGATCATCGGATCGCATACCTCCTCTCAATGAACCGGGAAGCCCGGGACAATAACACAATAATGATCAGATAGAATATGCCCACCACACCCCAGATTTCGAATGCCCGGAAGTTGGAGGAAATAATAATCTCCCCGCTCTGCGTTAATTCTGCGATACCGATCGCCGACAACAGCGATGTATCCTTAATCGTAATAATGAACTGGTTCACAAAGGTAGGGATCATGCGCCGGGTAGCTTGAGGCAACACGACCAGTCGCATTGTCTGGAAACGAGTTAAGCCCAGGGATCGCGCCGCCTCATGCTGCCCGTTACTAATCGAATTGATACCTGCCCGGAAAATCTCCGAGATGTAGGCTCCGGCATTCAGACTGATCGCAATAATACCCGCGGTCATCGCCGGAATGCGCATATCCAGGAACACCGGCAGCCCGAAGTAGATGAAATATACTTGCACCAGAAGGGGTGTACCACGGATGATATCCACGTAAAGTGTAGCTGCCAACCGCAACAATCGATTCAAAGAAGTACTCATCAGACCTGAGATCAATCCAATTACCATCGCAATGATGAGCGAGATCACGACCAGTTTTAACGTAACAACTGTACCCTCTAACAGAAGAGGCAGTGCGTCTATGATGACTTGCAAGGAGGAGTCCATCCGTACCACATTCCCTTCTATTTAGCCGCTGTTCCCAGGTACTTGCCAACAATCTCGTCGTACTTTCCGTTTTCCTGCAATTTCTTCAATCCTTCATTAATCTTCTTCTGCAATTCCGTGTCACCTTTGGCCACAGCAATACCGTAGAAGTCACCGTTCAATCGATCTCCAACGATTTTGAGCTTGGCGTTCGGGTCGATGGCAATCTTATAGGAGATGACCGGAAAATCCTCCAGCGTAGCATCTGCATTTTTGTTCGCAACTTCCTGATACATTGATGGGCTGTCATCAAAATATTTCACGGTTGCCCCATAGGTCTTTGCATATTCATCTGCAAGATTGGCACCTGAAGTTCCTTTTTTAATCGCAATAATCTTTCCTTTTAAACCTTCAGGACTTTGGATGTCCGTGTTATCTTCATGTACGATTAAGGACAGACCGGCCTGATAATACGGGTCCGAGAAGTCCACCACTTTTTTACGTTCGTCCGTAATGCTAATGCCTGCAATGGCTCCGTCCAGCTGGTTCGCCGTAATGGCCGGAATAATGCCTTTGAAATCCATCGGTTTGATCTCTACTTCAAAGCCCTCTTCTTCCGCAATCGCGTTCATGAGGTCAATATCGATCCCTACATATTTGCCGTCCTTCTGGAACTCAAAAGGGGGATACGTTGCATCGGTACCAAATGTGTATTTCTCAACAGCTGAACCACTTGCCGACTGGGCACTATTCTCTTCACCCGATTTCGCTGCACCGCAGGCACTAAGTGTTAGAGCAAGAACGGACGCCATTACAATAGATGCTACCTTTTTCATAGAAAAACCCCTTTTCCGAATTAGATTGGGATCGACCGAATCGACCATTTGTATTTATACACGTATTGTAGTTCGCTCCCTACGCCAACTTACATGATCCTACACAAAATAATTACAACTCATGAAAATTAAATTAACATGTAATGTTTTTTAATAGATAAACGCGCACAAATCACTAATAAAAGATCCTATTTTAATTATTTGTGTAAGGTTATATGACAATTAAGAAGGTGATAAACAAAAAAAGCCGAGAATCCGTGAAGGTGTTACCTTCGGGAATCCGGCTTTTGGATAAGAGAAAGAATATCTCAGTTACTATTTAGTTATTTAGTTGTTCAATTATTCATCTTTTCAATCGTCTCCATATAGAACACATGCAGGAATTTTTTGATATTAACCTTGCCTTTGTCGCCTGCCTGATCTTCTTCCATGGCTCTCATCTTCATTCGAACATCCTGGAAGTCGAAGTAGAGGGGAGCATAGTGCTCAAACTTGTGGTTGCTATAATCGGTAAGTCCAATCGAGGCCATGTTCGTCAGTGCGGCAATCACCGTTCTGCGAATACGTTGTTCCATCGCCTTACTCTCTTTCTCCACGTCCTTGGGCGTAGACTTGTATGTCTGGGCCACTGCTTCGTATGACTCCTTCAGCGGAGGCCACTCCCCGGCACGCTTCTGATCAATTGCATACTCCATAAGGGCCACAATATCCTTGCTACCACTTTCTCCGATGATCCCCAGATCCATTAGAATACTTCTCGCCGCGTCTCGCACCGTACGACCTTGGGCAGGGGCCGGCACTTCCACCAGATTCAATCGGGCCATCGACTGCTTAATCTCCAGCACGTAACGTTCGTACTTCCACTGTTCATTCACTTTGCTGAGCACATGCTCCACTTCGACCCGGTTAATCGGTTTATGAATGAAGAATTCAATTCCGTTCTGGTAGGCCGCCCCTACCATCTCCTTGTTTTCCACCTGAGAGATCATGATAAATTTCCCGGTATACCCGCTGTGCTTCAGTTTCGCAACCGTCTCAATTCCGTCCTGATCGGGCATCAGCAGATCAATCAGCACCACATCTGGACGCAGATCCATGATCATCCGCGCTCCTTCTATGCCCCCCTCTGCCATGCCCGCAAGCTCGCCGATTCCACAGGATTCAATGATATCATGCAGCATGCTCCGGCTGACCACATCATCATCCACGATCATGATAGAAAGTGTCATCGACATCGCCCCCCTTGATTAGATTCATTTTGGGAATAGCTATAGCAAATGTAGTCCCTTTCCCTTCCGGAAGTCCCGAGTCTACTTTAATGTGTCCCTCCAATGACTGAACGATATCACGTACATGAGACAGGCCAATGCCTGTTGCAGCAATGCCGACTTCATTGAACTTCGTTGTATAGCCCGGTTCGAAAATGACATCCCGTTTGGCTTCAGGTATGCCTTTCCCCGTATCCATCACGACCAAATGCACGTCATCTTCCTGTTCATACACACGAATTCGGACCATCCCATCATGCTCAATCGCTTCTACCGCATTGGCAATCAGGTTATTCATTACCGTTAGCAGAGGAATATAATAAGGAGACTCGCAATCATACTGTTGCTCGATGTCGATCTCCACCTGCTTATGCAACATCTCGCTATATTTTCGGTTTGCTTTGCTCGCAAAGTTCAGCACTTCGGACAAGCTCATGTTGACCGCTTTTTCGTTATCATATAATTTCAGCAGACCCGCAAGAATCCGTTGTGAATCCTTCTTCACTTCATGAATCTGTTGAGCGATGCCCAGCGTGCGCTGACTGTATTGGTTCATCTCATGCTCCCGGAGATCCCGATATAGATCATAGCTGTCTGCCGTAATGCCTTCGATCGTATTCATCGCTTTTTTCAAGTAAAATACCTCACCATACAGACCTGAGTTTACACTCAGCATCTGCTCCATCCGTTTCTCCTGCTCTGCATGCAAAAGCCGCATCTGCCTCACCGCAAAACTGTTGTAGAGCCCAATCACAAAATAACTTCGCAGACCGCCCACCACAAGCAGATACAACCATTCCTTCATATAAAAAATATTGGTCCCACTTAACATGCCGCGAAGCAGCAGCTCAACCAGATTAGAGGAAAAGTCGATACAGGTAATCAGCCCGCCGAGCAGAAGAGGCTGCATTTCATGGAATCGATGCTTGAACTTGCTAAGCCCATAGGCAAAGACCACATAATACACGCCTGCCCCCAGGTTGTCCCGCATGCTCTCTAGTATGGAGACGGTCTGTACATGATTGATGAGATCTGCCGACTGAAACAGGAAACTTGCGATGCCTGTCAGGATTCCTGTCTTCACATAAGATAGGTGCGGCATGATCATCAGCAGAAATAAAAGGATGCTAACCCCCAGCCCGATTCGGAAGTAATCTTCCCGGAACGGATTTATCTTGAATTGCGCCCCTACCGCTGTAGCAAAGGCAATGGCCGTCATCTGCACATTCTCATTTTTGACCCAATTGCGCATCGATCTCTTCACCCACTATAACAACGTTTAGCGCCCAATGACGGAATCCGCGCTTCTAATGTTAAATATACTAACATATGAAAGATGCATTAGAAATAATTAAAATTAGGGAATGAACATGGAGCAACACAAAAAGGCCCGAAGTCTTCACTTCTGCGGCCTTTTCTTTATACCTCATCCGGAATATCAAATGATACCATCGTACCCTCGCCCGGCTCACTTACGATCGATAAACCTTGACCATACCGTTGCAACAATCTGCGGTTCGTATTCACAATGCCTATTCCGCCTTTTCCACCTGGCGTAGCATGCAGCAGCTCTGCAACCTTCTCCGGTTCCATGCCTTTACCATTATCCTTCACCTCAATACGGGTATAACCTTCATGTCGAGTAATGGACAGGCAGACTGTCCCACCCACATTTCGGCTTAATAACCCGTGTCTTACGGCATTTTCGATCAAGGGCTGAATCGATAGCGGCGGGAGAAGTAACGGAAGATCCGGCTCTACGTTTAATACCACCGACAATCGATCTTCAAATCGTGTTTTTTCAATAAAAAAATAGGCTTCCACGAGTTCCAGCTCGTATGATAATTTCACCAGTTCCCCTGTATTGAGATAATTGAAGCTGATCCGTAAATAGGATGAAAAAGCTTCACCAAGCTTCCGCATATGCTCTGTATCAATATCACTTAGGACCATAAGTGAATTCAGCGTATTGAACAGGAAATGGGGCTGGATCTGAGCCTGCAAATAAGCGGCCTCCATGCGTAAGCGCTCCTGGATAGACTGATTTAACATGGTTAATGCACGTATCCGATATTTTAGCTCCAACGCATCTACAGGCTTCGTGACATAATCATTGGCCCCCGATGCAAAACCGGTATATATATCCGGCGGCTGGCTTCGTGCAGTTAACAATAACACCGGAAGCTCTGACATGGAGAATTGCTCCCGCACCTTCTGGGTTAATTCATATCCGGACATATTAGGCATCATCACATCCGTAATGAGCAGATCCCACTGGCGTGTACCCAGCAGTTCCATCGCTTCCTGGCCCGACCGGGCCGTCGTTATGGTGTAGGGTTCATTCGAAAGAATGCTGACCAGCACATCCAGATTCACCGGATCATCATCTACAGCCAGAATGGTGGCTTTCCCCTCTTTTAACAACGGTTCCATCTCTGCTGTCGCCATGGCTTCCGCGTCCCCCATACCTGGGCGGGGTAACAGGAATCCACTAGGTGCATCTTGCATCATCTCTGCGGCCTGTTCCCATATCAGGGGAAGTGGTGACTGTGCCTGATGGGTGGTTTCATTCGCGAGCGGCAGGTTAAAGCTGAATACCGAGCCCTTTCCGAATTCCGAGTGAACCGTTAGTGCCCCGCCGTGCAATTCTACGAGCTCTTTGCAAATGTTCAGTCCAAGCCCGATGCCTTGTCCATCGCTTATTCCATATGACCCTTGTTCATACGGAAGGAAAATACGCATCCGCGTGTCCTCATCCATGCCAATGCCGGTATCCGTCACATGAATCAGAGCATGTCCGTCACGAATTTCGGCACTCACGGATATCGTTCCTTCCTCTGTATGTTTAAGCGCGTTATGCAGCAGATTATACAAAATCTGAACGAGCCTTTCTTCATCAGCCATGACCAGCGGGAACGATTCCGGAATCTTCATATGAAGGTGGACCGGTTTGCGTTCTGCCATGAATTGCAGCATGGCGATAATGCCAGGCACAACCGACTGTATGGAAAGAGGAGCCTGACGTAATACAATACGATGTTCCTTCAACCGGACTACATCCAGTAGATCACCAAGGAGATGGGACATCCGTCGACCGATCGTAATCAGCAGCTCCATATCCCCCAGGCTCCGTTCATCCAACCTGCTCTTCTCTCGGGTGACCACGTTGTGAGCGATGTTAATGATCCCATGCAGCGGGGTCCGCAGTTCATGTGATGTATTCGCCAAGAACTGATCTTTAATTTTGTCACCCTTCTGCAGTTCTGTATTCAGCTTCATGTTCTCTTTGGCATTCCTGAAGTATTTCTTGAACCAATAGGCGGAGAATCCGGTAATGGCAAAGATGATGTCAATGGGATAATAGACTGTTGTCACATCTTTGGCTGTCTCGGCCACACTCCATAACAAGTTGGATGTAATGCCTCCTGCAGTAAGTAGCAGAAAAACAATATCCCGGTCCGCCTGTTTCCTGAAGATCATCGTTCCGACGATATATAGAAACCAGATCAGGGATACAAGAAAGAATAGGTTAATGACGTTGTAATGGATCATTGCATATGTAATATGAATGGGCACCACCACAATCACGGCCGTATAGATCAAGGTAATAACAACATGCCAATGTAGCCATGCCTTTCGTACATGAACCATCGTTAATCTCTGGAATAACAGAAGGATACAAGCATTTTGCAGCAACAATGAGATCAATCGAATTTTAATGCCCCAGGTATAATTTAATGGAAGCCATAACATCAATATATTGTCATGACCCATCGTAACTGTGATGCCAACAGATAAAGTTAATACGGCTCCAACCAGCAAGGAACGTTCCTGTCGATTAAATGCATAAAGAATACAGGCATACATGCCGTGGAGGAGCAGAACCAGAAAAGTGAGCATCTGAAAACCAATGGAATACCAACGTGAAAAATCAACGGCGGCCTGTGAACCGAAGCGAACAGGTTTGCTAATTCCGCCCATATAAGGGCTGTCGTAATTGGCTACGCGTATCAACAACTCAATGGATGTTGTTCCTTCCTGATCATAAGTCGCTGTATACGAAGTACTTCGGGGTATATATGTACTGCTATCCACTGAGACCTCACCCATGCCCCCGTCCGCGTCTCCATTCAGCTCGATCTCGGAGGAACTTCGTATCCCTTTGAGCCAAAAGGTAACAGGAATCTGAAGTGGATCTGTCAAAATGCGCAATCGATATGTTCCGTAACCGTACGAACTCTCTTGTTCCTGATTCTGTGCACTCCCCCAGTCTCCTGGGACCTGAACACTCTTCGCACCGCCATTCCTCTTCGCAATATCTTGTTGGGTCAGCAATTCTTCCGGGTATAGTTCCCATTCCCCATTCAAGTACATGACAGGGGATTGATCCAGATCCACGCCCCTTAAATCCAGCACCCCGTTAACGGCGCGAGGCTCATCTACTGTGTGGAATAGTTCAGACCATACCGAGCGCATGCCAATTAACACTCCAAAAATAATTATCATGATGATCAAATACTTGTAACGGTCCATACGTTTTGTTTGAAGTAATTTCATTAATTATTTTTTCATGACTTTGGTTAAACCGAGCTTCCAGTCCTGATACCATTCGGTAATATCCTCACTGATCGGTATCTCCAAATCTTGCTCCATTCTGGTGGTTAAGAGACGATACTGCTCCTCCACACCGAGATCGTTGTGCATTTCATCATATAACTTCATTAGCGTAAAATAACTTTCTTCTTCATCCGGAAGCATATGCTGGATACGTTGAGTACTCTCGATCACTTTTTCCGCCAGCCCATGCTGCTGGTAATACAGACTTAGTTGTCTCATATGATACAGCCACAGATAGCGTAATCTTTCCCGCTCAGGTTCAGCCCACATGTATTCATAATTGCCAAGATAGGTACCCTTATATAGATGAAGTGCTTGCTCATAGGCATGAACGGTACTTGCGTCTACGACTTTCCATTGCCTGATTTCCCGTTCCCACTGCTCACTATCCAACTGAGCCTCACCCAATTCGAGTCGATAACCTGCCTCCAGGTGTCCACTCTGAATCGTGATCATACTCATATTGCAAGTTTTTAGGGTTTGACGGACATGATAAATCGCAGTGTAGAGTTGATGTGCCGTCTTCTCCTCTTCCGTTCCCGGCCACAGAAGCTCCAGCAGAACACTGCGATGGATAACCTGGTTCCGGTGGTGAAGCAAGTATGCAAACAGTTCCTGCGCCTTGCTTGTACGCCATTTGGCAACCTGAATATCCTTTCCTGGAAGCTTAAACTGAATCTGATTAAAACAGCAAATTAAAGGTACGTTTGTATCCTTTGACCGCTGCTCCCGTTTTACGCTCAGTTTCTCTCTTACGCGGCTCACCGTCTGCTTCAATCGATCCTTTTGGATGGGCTTCATCACATAATCCAAAGCCTGTAACTCGAAAGCATGCACCGCATATTGATCGTAACTGGTCACAAAAATAATTTCGGTGCCCGGTGTTGCCGCCTGAATCTGTCTTCCCAGATCCATACCATCCATCTCCGGCATATGAATATCCAGAAATACAACATCAGGACGGTGTTCCACAATACCCGCCACAGCCTCTGTTGGATTCATATATGTAGCAATAATTTCAATGCCGCTTACTTCTTTTTCTAGTGATTTTTGAAGGCCTATCAACGCTAGACGTTCGTCGTCAACCAATATCACTTTCACAGGAGCTTCCTCCTCGACCCTGAGGCCTTGAGATTTATTTTCACTATTATATCATAGGCATTTTAAGTATTATGGTTCTCATTTCCCAATTTCAATTTCTAGCAATTTAATTGTATAATACTTAATAGAAGACAGGTTAACAGATCCGGTCTGGAAGAGAGGAAGGTTGCATATGTCAGATACGAATCAAAGCTTTGGGCAAGCCCTTGTCAAATCATTAGTGGGGGAACGCGGTCATATCCGCATCGCCCGTGCTCTACCCGATATTGATGTCACACTTGCTGCTCGTACGCACGAGGCCATGCCTTATACGATCTATCAGTTGGTGAAGCATATGCATTATTGGCAGCAATTCATGCTCGAACACTTGGAAGGACGCAAGCCACAGCCCCCTGCTAACGTGAGCGAGAGCTGGCCTGTAGAGAAAGGTCCACAGGATGAAGCAACCTGGAAGGCAGATATTCAGGCATTCTTGGATGGGGTTGATCAAGCGGTAGCCATTGCAGAAACAGCACAATTAGATGAGCCACTACTTTATTTCCCCGGAGAAACCAAAGCAGGACTTCTGCGCAATATCGCCTCCCATAACTCGTACCATCTGGGCGAAATTGTTTTGCTTCGTCGTTTCTACGGTGCATGGCCGCCTCCAGGTGGCGGATATCCGGCGTAAACCATAGTTACATCAGATCGAGTCAACGAATATACAGACACATCTAAGCTGTGAAAGGAGCGATTGTTCCTTTTACAGCTTCTTGTCGTTAGAGGCAAGTAACAAGTAACATCCCATGAAAGTACAGATTATAACGCTCGTATCCTGCTCCAGGCTCATATATCACTTCAAAGTACGTATATGACTTTGAGGTGCGTACTTCTCATCCTTCTTTTTCTGACCCACAATATGATCAGAAGAAGAGAGGAGCATGTCCATTGAAAACCGAACCATCTGTTATCCGTTACACTGCCCTTGTTATCGGTGCTGGAGGCGTCATTGGAAGAAACCTTATTGATTATCTGATGACACTTCCCCAATGGAATGTCATTGGTGTATCTCGCCGCGGAGGGGAAGATGCCCCCAGGTTACGTTATATATCAGCTGATTTATTGAACGAAGCAGACACACAAGACAAATTGAGTCATTTAACGACCGTTACGCATATTTTCTACGCCGCGTATCAGGATCGCCCAACTTGGACCGAATTGGTACAGCCCAACTTGGCCATGCTCGTCCATGTGGTGAATACGATTGAACCGATCGCTCCAAATCTCCAACATATTAGCCTAATGCAAGGTTATAAAGTGTACGGTGCGCATCTGGGTCCATTCAAAACACCTGCCAAAGAAACGGACGCATATCATATGCCCCCTGAATTCAATGTCGATCAGCAGCAGTTTCTCGAGGAACGGCAACCCGGAAGTAGCTGGACTTGGTCCGCCCTGCGCCCGTCTGTGGTGTGTGGATTTGCCCTGGGTAATCCAATGAACCTTGCCATGGTTATTGGTGTATATGCGGCTATCTCCAAGGAACTTGGCTTGCCACTTCGATTCCCTGGGAAACCAGGAGCGTATCATTCGCTTCTCGAAATGACTGATGCCACATTGCTCGCTCATGCAACCGTATGGGCAGCAACTGATCCGCGATGTGCCAATCAGGCATTTAATATCACCAATGGCGATCTGTTTCGCTGGAATGAACTCTGGCCCAAAATTGCTGCATTTTTCGAATTGGAAACAGCACCTCCACTCACCCTCTCACTTGCAACTGTGATGGCAGATAAAGAAGATCTTTGGAATTCCATGATTGAAAAGTATGGTTTGGTAAACACCCCTTATGATGATGTCTCTTCCTGGGCATTTGGTGACTTTGTCTTCTCGTGGGACTACGATTTCTTCGCAGATGGTTCCAAAGCTCGCCGCTTCGGATTTTATGATTTCATTGACACTGAGGCTATGTTTATGGATATTTTCAGAAATCTACGTGATCGCAAGATCCTTCCGTAACGTAAATAAAATGCAGAATAAGCCGATTCCTGAATTCCAGAATCGGCTTATATAAGTCACTCAACGTCAGCAGCAGTTGGCGGCTTAAACAGAATTTTTCCTCGATCACCATACACATTCTCCACGTGTATATCGCCCCACCTACACATCAGATGAAGAATCTCTTTAAGACTCCACCCATACTCCGTTAACTCATACTCCACTTTAGGCGGGACTTGGTGATGGGAAATACGGACAATAACCCCCGCCTCCGTTAGTTCACCAAGTTGCTGAGTCAACACTTTCTGGGTGATTGCAGGGATCAGCTTCATCAGTTCACCATTACGTTTCTTGCCAAAGGTAAGATGGAATAGAATAACGGGCTTCCACTTTCCCCCGATCACTTCAAGAAAGGCTTCAACTGCGGTGTTATATACTTTGAGTGGTTCCTCCATATCACCTTCGGTCTCCCTTCCAGGCTATTGCTCAATCTTCCCGATTCATCTTCTCAAAAATATGGGCTAGTTGTGCTCGATCCTCTTCATTTAATTTCTGGAATAAATTCTTACGCAGCTTCTGGCCCTCCAATATCGCTCTTCCGAGGACTTCGGTCCCTTTATCCGTAATGTTCAAATAAATAATGCGGCGGTCCGCTTCATCTACCATTCTGACGACTAGTTCCTTGGCTACCATCTTGTCCGATAAATAACTGAGTGTAGGAGGCGTGAACCCTAACATTTTTGCAATATCCGAAGGTCGGCTTTTTCCATTTTGATGAAGATGGCTGAGTACAAGCACATGAGAGACACCCAGGTCCTCATTAAATGATTTGTTCCATTGTATGATCAATTTATTAGTGAAATTATCCATGTTGTGTATAAGCTCAAAAATGTTCTGTTCTTCCATTAGATCCTCCTCGAAAAAATAAAACAACAGCCCTCATTTAACTTAAGGGCTGTCATCATTTTACACGCTATTGGGCTGAGTAGCCACCATCGATCACCAGTTCAGATCCGGTAATGTACGAAGAATCATCCGACGCCAGGAACAACGCGGCTTTGGCTATATCGATAGCCTGACCAAGACGCTGCAAAGGCGTTGCCTGAATTAATCGTTCAAGCAGTTCTTTTGATGTGTTCAAGGATTGGGTCATTGGTGTTTCGATGATCCCAGGGAAAAGTGCATTCACCCGAATGCCTTGACGACCAAAGGTGGTCGACGCGGCTTTGGATAATGCCCGTACCGCGCCTTTGGATGCCGAGTAATGGTTAAAGCCTTGTCCAATTAAAGCCGTATATGATGAGATATTGACGATGGAACCTCTCTTCTGTGCTGCCATATAAGGAGTGACATGTTTCATGCCAGCGAATGGGCCGTAACCGTTAATGGAAAGCATTTTCTCCCAATCCTGTGCATTGATTTCCTCAAATGGCTTCTCCGAAGAAATGCCTGCATTGTTGACCAGAATGTCAATTTTCCCAAAACGTTCATTCACTACCTTCGCAAGTGCCTGCCAATCTTCATCCGAAGATACATTCAACTTCAGTCCGTAAACATTCTCTTTTTGGCTTGCTCTCTCCAATGCTTCCTCATTAATGTCTGCAGCAATGACGATGGCGCCTTCCTGTGCAAAAAGATCTACCATGCCCTCCCCGATTCCCGATGCTCCTCCAGTAATAATGGCTACTTTATTATCTAATTTCCCCATGTGAATTGCTCCTAACGTATTTTATTTATTTGTAAGTAACAGGGCTATTTTGTCTTTCATTCTTAACATGATGCTTAAGCCCCCGATCTTAAAGAAACCAAAGTATTTAGACATATAATATTTAGTCATCTAAATATTATATGTCTAAATACTAGCAAACTAACTGTCTTAATGCAACGAGTACAGCTCTATATACTTATTTTGGATTCCTTAGCGAAGCTAAGGCAGTTGAAAAAAAGCTCGGTTTAGGCGACATTTCAGACTTATCCCGCATAACTAGCCAA
The window above is part of the Paenibacillus sp. 1781tsa1 genome. Proteins encoded here:
- a CDS encoding response regulator translates to MKVILVDDERLALIGLQKSLEKEVSGIEIIATYMNPTEAVAGIVEHRPDVVFLDIHMPEMDGMDLGRQIQAATPGTEIIFVTSYDQYAVHAFELQALDYVMKPIQKDRLKQTVSRVREKLSVKREQRSKDTNVPLICCFNQIQFKLPGKDIQVAKWRTSKAQELFAYLLHHRNQVIHRSVLLELLWPGTEEEKTAHQLYTAIYHVRQTLKTCNMSMITIQSGHLEAGYRLELGEAQLDSEQWEREIRQWKVVDASTVHAYEQALHLYKGTYLGNYEYMWAEPERERLRYLWLYHMRQLSLYYQQHGLAEKVIESTQRIQHMLPDEEESYFTLMKLYDEMHNDLGVEEQYRLLTTRMEQDLEIPISEDITEWYQDWKLGLTKVMKK
- a CDS encoding DinB family protein, with the protein product MSDTNQSFGQALVKSLVGERGHIRIARALPDIDVTLAARTHEAMPYTIYQLVKHMHYWQQFMLEHLEGRKPQPPANVSESWPVEKGPQDEATWKADIQAFLDGVDQAVAIAETAQLDEPLLYFPGETKAGLLRNIASHNSYHLGEIVLLRRFYGAWPPPGGGYPA
- a CDS encoding SDR family oxidoreductase is translated as MKTEPSVIRYTALVIGAGGVIGRNLIDYLMTLPQWNVIGVSRRGGEDAPRLRYISADLLNEADTQDKLSHLTTVTHIFYAAYQDRPTWTELVQPNLAMLVHVVNTIEPIAPNLQHISLMQGYKVYGAHLGPFKTPAKETDAYHMPPEFNVDQQQFLEERQPGSSWTWSALRPSVVCGFALGNPMNLAMVIGVYAAISKELGLPLRFPGKPGAYHSLLEMTDATLLAHATVWAATDPRCANQAFNITNGDLFRWNELWPKIAAFFELETAPPLTLSLATVMADKEDLWNSMIEKYGLVNTPYDDVSSWAFGDFVFSWDYDFFADGSKARRFGFYDFIDTEAMFMDIFRNLRDRKILP
- a CDS encoding helix-turn-helix domain-containing protein, with product MEEPLKVYNTAVEAFLEVIGGKWKPVILFHLTFGKKRNGELMKLIPAITQKVLTQQLGELTEAGVIVRISHHQVPPKVEYELTEYGWSLKEILHLMCRWGDIHVENVYGDRGKILFKPPTAADVE
- a CDS encoding MarR family winged helix-turn-helix transcriptional regulator — translated: MEEQNIFELIHNMDNFTNKLIIQWNKSFNEDLGVSHVLVLSHLHQNGKSRPSDIAKMLGFTPPTLSYLSDKMVAKELVVRMVDEADRRIIYLNITDKGTEVLGRAILEGQKLRKNLFQKLNEEDRAQLAHIFEKMNRED
- a CDS encoding SDR family NAD(P)-dependent oxidoreductase; the encoded protein is MGKLDNKVAIITGGASGIGEGMVDLFAQEGAIVIAADINEEALERASQKENVYGLKLNVSSDEDWQALAKVVNERFGKIDILVNNAGISSEKPFEEINAQDWEKMLSINGYGPFAGMKHVTPYMAAQKRGSIVNISSYTALIGQGFNHYSASKGAVRALSKAASTTFGRQGIRVNALFPGIIETPMTQSLNTSKELLERLIQATPLQRLGQAIDIAKAALFLASDDSSYITGSELVIDGGYSAQ